CTCTCGTTATGTCTTACATTGGTTTTAATTTAAATGCTAGAATTGTGTAGTTTGATACTTCTCACAAGTCCCACATTACATGTTATACATATGCTGTGAGCCTTGTAAACCTTTTCTACATACAAACATCAATAAAACTGGTCTTTCGAGCTGTGGACATAGGTACATACACTGCGTGCCTAGCCACATTATATTGTGTGTCCTTTATCTTCTTGATTCTGGAAGATAAGAGGGTTGTTTGTAATAGGAGAAACTTTATCAGCCCTCGTGAGGGAAGAAACTAGATGACATGAAGTAAGCAGATAGGGAGTTGTTAGATTGACAGAATCTTGGAATTATTAGATTTACATTGGCTAAGAATGTCACGTTCAGCATTGTCAATGAGAAAATTACTTTAAGTTTGATGAAGGTGTTATCTAATATGTAGAAAAATCCATATGCTGCAAACAAAGTACACCTGATGCGCTGATTATTCGATGGGAGTAGATAATTTTGTGACTGATCACATTAATGAGTTCAATACAATTCTGGTTCTGCATTATTAAATACGAAAAGCAGAGGGAGGAGCAGTTAAAAGGGTTAGAATTAGACCCAGGCCAAGGCAGATCAAAGTCCAAAGAGAACGGGAAATCCAAAAATAGGCAAGATATGATTTACTGgaattatgacaaaaaggggtcACCTTAAAAGCCAATGCAAGGAGCCAAATAAGAGTAATAAACATAAGAAGCAGAAAAGTGATGAAAGTGAAAATGTTGCAACTAATGAAACTGCAATGTATTAAATTGTAACTTTTGACAGTCTGGTTGACTCATTGATTTTGGACTTGGTGTGTTATTCTGCACTATACCTTATTCTCATTATATCTTTGGAAAGTTTGGGAAGGTTCACCTCCAAGTCTTATAATATCATTGTAAGAGGTGATGTTGGCATTAGTACCTGTAGTGGAACCCAATGGACATAGCACAATGTCAGATACATTATTTCTTTACATATAAATATGATATTTGTAGGCCAGTTAGATTACATGACTGGTTATAACTTAGAGTGGGCTTCAGGAAACAAGTCTTATTCTTTGTTTCTGCTTATATATGCTTCgtatttgttcatttgtgtAGGAATTTAATAATAGAGTGCTGGAAGGTTTTCAAGTCACTCCCCTTTGGAATCAAGGTTTCATTTGCGATGATGGAAGGTGGAAGTTAGATTGCTTTTTAAGTATTAGATTCtctggttaattttttttcttacttgACAGTTGACACAAATTTTAATTATAGGTCAAATTATGTAGAAACAGTAAAGACGGCTCGTTGGGAATATAGTACACGCCCTGTATATGGATGGGGTGATGTTGGGTCCACACAGAAGTCTACTGCTGGCTGGCTTGCAGCTTTTCCTGTTTTTGAGCCACATTGGCAAATATGCATGGGTGGTGGATTGTCAACAGGCATGTGCTAGTTGTTCGGCTATTCGCTATTCAatcttttatttatatcatgGTCTTGAATCCTACATTTACTTTTatttctgaactgaaacataATAATTTTGTTTGAACAATTATTATGAATCTATCACGGCACTGACAGCTGTATACTACTAATGTATTTTGCCTAAGTGATTGACATTTAGAGCCAGTTTGGATAAACTTCTTAATAAGCATTTATGGAGGAAGAAATTTAGAATGATCTTACAGTAACTGAGTCAAACCCAACTTTTGCACCTTAAGTTTTCAGAAACTCCTTCATTTAACCTCCATGAGACCTGCCTCTAACTttgtaaggtttttttttttcgtaaaTTAAGAACCAAGTACTTATTTTAGTAAAAGAGTTCCCATAAACTAGAAGctttccaaactgggccttaatGCATATTTGGAAACCCAACTTGTTTTCATGTTAAATGAGAATTGCTTCTGATTGACGTGTAGAGCACAAATTTCTCTTTCTTGCTTCTACTtgggagaattgattttgaataaaTGTAAAACTGATCCCAACAAGCTATTAGTCACCTGCTACCTACAAAATATTACACGTCGATAATAGTCATGCTGAAAGGATATATAATCATTTCTAGAACCATGAGGTGAATCAGGAAGGGGGGAGTATAATGCTATTTACACTTACAATGTCAATTTTGGACTAAGATTGGATTACTAGGCTCATATTTTGGTGAAGTACTTTTATGCTTTAAGAAGTAATCACTCTTGCTTGCACCTTGCAGTATTTATgtcctctttcatttttcttatatTAATATTGAATCTCAGGTTGGATAGAGTGGGATGGCGAGAggattgagtttgaaaatgccCCATCTTATTCAGAAAAGAACTGGGGCGGAGGATTCCCAAGAAAGTGGTTTTGGGTAAGTAATATTTTTATTCATGAAAGTATATCTTCTAAAGTTCATTAGCACATCAATTCCATGGTTTGCTATGAATCTTAAGCCGTTTCTGATTGTATGTAATCAATTGCAAACCTTGTCTATTGAAAATTGTGGTTAAAATGTTTTATTTCTTCAGCATTATGTTTTATACTTCTAGAAAAATCAATTGTCTGTTAACAAGCTATAGACAGCAAGCACATAAGTCATGCTTCATTAGGCCTTGGAGACTGCAGTAGATGGAGTCCTTTTGTATTGTTATATTGACATTCAATTATTCTCACCTTTGTTTGGATCAGTGTCTgtgcttttatatttttatgcaTCTCAAATTGTTAATGTTTCGTACAGGTTCAATGTAATGTTTTAGAAGGTGAGGGTGCTAGTGGAGAAATTGCACTTACAGCTGCTGGTGGATTGAGGCAAATTCCTGGGATAACCGAGACCTTTGAAAATGCTGCACTGGTACCTTCATAAAGCATTTGGCTATAAATTTgatttatttcataaatttattacaCCAGGAAATAAATTTAAGACTACCTCTGAAATAAATGGTGCTAGTCATGGGAATGACAAAAGGACCAGGACATATAACTAATTTGATTTCTCTTTTTGCCAAAATAACTGTCTCTGCTCTTGCTAGTTGTTTTCTTTGATAAAGACAAACTCTTGGGTGAGTATAAATACAGTCTTTTAATCTCTTAAAATTTGTGCATAAATTGTATTACTGATACTTCACGGAAACAATTGTCCGCTGCTTAAAAtcatgagtgatgaaaagagtGATGTTAATATTTCGTATGAAGTGTTTTAATTAGATTGGTATTTCTTCTGAAATGTTCTAATTTGTATATCTAACGGTAGATGGTGCTTTCTTTCGTTTCACGTTGTggttataaaataaaaacataatttaTGTTCTTCTTGTAAGAATTTTAGGGGTCTATTTGCCATCTTCTGTTGTTCACTGCATGCCATTAATCGTCCTCCtcttgttattattattatgattgacttttcttaatttttactaTGTTGCAAACTGGTGCAGATTGGAGTTCATTATGGTGGAAAATTTTATGAATTTGTGCCATGGAATGGTTTTGTTAACTGGGAAGTCACTCCTTGGGGTTATTGGTTTATGTCTGCAGACAATGGCAGTTATCtggtaattttatagttttgaATCTCATTTGAACTTATCAATATATAAACTATGGAGTCCTATTTGTTTTTAGAAAAAGTTTTAGTTTTCATTTCCAGTTTTGACTTTTAACTACTTTTTTTCACTTTGTTTCAAATTTCCTCAACAAAACTGAAAGagaatgaaataaaaatagaaatagaacCCAAACAAATCCTAAATTTATGCTTTGTGCAACATAGTTGAACTTCTCAATGCaggagaaaaataataatttgatgGGACTTCTTTTGGCAAATGACATGAGTGTGTTTGTATTTACGTTCAAGTTGGTCAAAAACTCATTCACTCCAACGACACAAGAGACATGATACATTTAAACTGTCTTGTAATGTACGCTGACAGAAATCCGAACACACTATTGTGGCAGGTTGAATTAGAAGCAAAAACAGATGATCCCGGTACTCCATTGCGTGCGCCAACATCAGAAGCAGGCCTTTCACAAGCTTGTAAAGACACATGTTTCGGAATTCTTACATTGAAAATATGGGAACGAAGATATGATGGCAGCAAGGGGAAGGTGACTTGTTATTCGCACACAtaaattgttctta
This is a stretch of genomic DNA from Lotus japonicus ecotype B-129 chromosome 1, LjGifu_v1.2. It encodes these proteins:
- the LOC130727573 gene encoding tocopherol cyclase, chloroplastic-like, coding for METTKLWNSPHFPFSTTANANANARPTHRVSLKLPFPSTPPPPPPPSRLHVAPIAYSPTPPNRDLRTPHSGYHFDGSARKFFEGWYFKVSIPERRQSFCFMYSVENPAFPNPLTPLESVQYGPRFTGVGVQILGADDNYICQYTPQSNNFWGSRHELLLGNTFVAKPNSKPPNKEVPPQEFNNRVLEGFQVTPLWNQGFICDDGRSNYVETVKTARWEYSTRPVYGWGDVGSTQKSTAGWLAAFPVFEPHWQICMGGGLSTGWIEWDGERIEFENAPSYSEKNWGGGFPRKWFWVQCNVLEGEGASGEIALTAAGGLRQIPGITETFENAALIGVHYGGKFYEFVPWNGFVNWEVTPWGYWFMSADNGSYLVELEAKTDDPGTPLRAPTSEAGLSQACKDTCFGILTLKIWERRYDGSKGKIILDVSSDMAALEVGGGPWFSTWKGKTTMPPVIGPALGLPVDLDGIFNAVPLFKPPGL